One segment of Mycolicibacterium baixiangningiae DNA contains the following:
- a CDS encoding nitrile hydratase accessory protein has translation MNALLAIDEDPEVAFEEPWQVEAFAIVVALTRQQLFTWTEWVDEFSAEINGAPRRNDETVTESYYRQWLTTVSRMIDRHVGLSGDMVDERHEQWRLAYLGTPHGQPIELTNHIRVQPNCPTPAHDHDHDHPMTPLAEIRDRIKPIAVYGGRSAASA, from the coding sequence GTGAACGCGCTTCTGGCGATCGACGAGGACCCTGAGGTCGCCTTCGAAGAGCCCTGGCAGGTCGAGGCGTTCGCGATCGTGGTGGCCTTGACCCGCCAGCAGCTGTTCACCTGGACCGAATGGGTCGACGAGTTCTCCGCCGAGATCAACGGTGCGCCGCGGCGCAACGACGAGACAGTCACCGAGTCCTACTACCGGCAGTGGCTGACCACAGTCAGCCGGATGATCGACCGCCATGTGGGGCTGTCCGGGGACATGGTCGACGAACGGCATGAACAGTGGCGTCTGGCTTATCTGGGCACCCCGCACGGCCAGCCCATCGAATTGACCAACCACATTCGGGTGCAACCCAACTGCCCCACACCGGCACATGATCACGACCATGATCATCCGATGACCCCGCTGGCGGAGATCCGAGACCGGATCAAGCCCATCGCGGTGTACGGCGGACGTTCCGCCGCGTCGGCCTGA
- a CDS encoding TetR/AcrR family transcriptional regulator, whose protein sequence is MTVGRPREFDPEHVEDVAMKLFWDRGFDGVSISDVTSATGVNRRSIYVEFGSKENLFDRALRRYLAGPSAYTTDALTRPTAREVAEAMVHGAADTVSGEVNGCLTVGEAPGLAEFRNAAVHRLAERFDDAVADGELSGVDTLLLARWIAAVCQGIAIQARSGASRADLHAVAELALAGWSSAASAGVNSRPRSRAE, encoded by the coding sequence ATGACAGTCGGTAGACCACGCGAGTTCGACCCCGAGCACGTCGAGGACGTGGCGATGAAATTGTTCTGGGACCGCGGCTTCGACGGGGTCTCGATCTCGGACGTGACGTCCGCGACCGGGGTCAACCGTCGCAGTATCTACGTCGAGTTCGGGTCGAAGGAGAATCTGTTTGACCGCGCCTTGCGGCGCTACCTCGCCGGCCCCAGCGCGTACACGACCGATGCACTGACCCGGCCGACGGCCCGCGAGGTCGCCGAGGCGATGGTGCATGGTGCGGCCGACACGGTCAGCGGCGAGGTCAACGGCTGCCTCACCGTCGGTGAGGCGCCGGGACTAGCCGAGTTCCGCAATGCGGCGGTGCACCGACTCGCCGAACGCTTCGACGACGCGGTCGCCGACGGCGAATTGTCTGGCGTCGACACTCTGCTGCTGGCCCGCTGGATCGCCGCCGTGTGCCAGGGGATCGCCATTCAAGCCCGCAGCGGCGCAAGCCGGGCAGATCTGCATGCCGTCGCGGAACTGGCGTTGGCGGGTTGGTCGAGCGCAGCATCTGCGGGGGTGAACTCCCGGCCGCGCTCGAGGGCCGAGTGA
- a CDS encoding SH3-like domain-containing protein → MNGIHDVGGKDGMGTVKTEDEEVVFHGDWEKDIFSVIGMYFASGLCPLDEFRHSIEIMDPAEYLGTPYYVHWLRAAENLGFANGLFTEEELAERIAEIEAKEIA, encoded by the coding sequence ATGAACGGAATTCACGACGTCGGCGGCAAAGACGGCATGGGCACCGTCAAGACCGAGGACGAGGAAGTCGTGTTCCACGGCGACTGGGAGAAGGACATCTTCTCGGTCATCGGAATGTACTTCGCCTCCGGGCTGTGCCCGCTGGATGAGTTCCGGCACTCCATCGAGATCATGGACCCCGCCGAGTACCTCGGCACCCCCTACTACGTGCACTGGCTACGAGCTGCGGAGAACCTCGGCTTCGCCAACGGGTTGTTCACCGAAGAAGAGCTGGCTGAGCGGATCGCCGAGATCGAAGCAAAGGAAATCGCCTGA
- a CDS encoding nuclear transport factor 2 family protein — protein MGILGVALAACGTVAPISSPPPPETTEETEMPAHTASDPLVLDRLREAINSGDPTRVADCFTADFRAELPHHPERSFIGAERVHANWTAIFTTAPHLTAEILRTAVNGAEIWSEWQITGVNTAGTPVTFAGPVIVTTRNGQISWARFYLDPVG, from the coding sequence GTGGGCATCCTGGGCGTCGCGCTGGCCGCCTGTGGGACCGTGGCGCCCATCTCGTCCCCACCGCCACCGGAAACCACGGAAGAAACCGAGATGCCTGCCCATACCGCTTCCGACCCACTCGTTCTCGACCGTCTTCGCGAGGCGATCAATTCTGGTGACCCAACGCGGGTGGCGGACTGCTTCACCGCCGACTTCCGGGCCGAATTGCCCCATCATCCCGAGCGGAGCTTCATCGGTGCCGAGCGAGTCCATGCCAATTGGACGGCGATATTCACCACCGCGCCGCATCTGACCGCCGAAATACTGCGCACCGCCGTGAACGGGGCTGAGATCTGGTCGGAATGGCAGATCACCGGCGTCAACACGGCCGGTACTCCGGTAACGTTCGCGGGCCCCGTGATCGTCACAACCCGTAACGGCCAAATCAGCTGGGCCCGATTCTATCTCGACCCCGTCGGGTAA
- a CDS encoding threonine/serine dehydratase — MSIPPPSTDVRRDDVLEARRRIEGYVRHTPLLRAEAAGIRLLLKCEFMQHAGVFKTRGAFNRQLAARERGELDPETGIVVASGGNAGLAHAYVAQRLGVKATVFVPVTAPQVKVDRLTEYGAEVRQIGSEYAEAYDAARDYEATSGALFCHAYDQVEICAGAGTIAEEIFEAAPDVTTIVVAVGGGGLFSGLSAAADGRAELVAVEPQAIPTMHAALAAGAPVDVEVSGVAADSLGARRVGDIAFTRAASAPPRSVLVSDEAIVDARNELWQSFRIPAEYGAAAAYAALTSGAYQPAQDGCVAVIICGANTDLSTIANPALNPAPRNSGKPPRYDTAARGEHREDGGSSSSRGGRNGSW, encoded by the coding sequence GTGAGCATTCCTCCACCAAGTACCGATGTCCGGCGCGATGACGTGCTGGAAGCCCGACGGCGAATCGAGGGCTATGTGCGTCACACGCCGCTACTCAGGGCGGAGGCCGCCGGCATTCGCTTGTTGCTCAAGTGTGAGTTCATGCAACACGCGGGGGTGTTCAAGACGCGTGGCGCATTCAACCGTCAACTCGCCGCCCGGGAGCGCGGTGAACTCGATCCGGAGACGGGCATCGTGGTCGCCTCGGGAGGGAACGCCGGATTGGCACATGCTTATGTGGCCCAACGACTGGGCGTCAAGGCGACGGTCTTCGTTCCGGTGACTGCGCCGCAGGTGAAAGTCGACCGCTTGACTGAATACGGCGCTGAAGTACGGCAGATCGGTTCGGAATACGCCGAGGCGTACGACGCTGCCCGCGACTACGAGGCAACGTCCGGCGCCCTGTTCTGCCACGCCTACGACCAGGTAGAGATCTGCGCCGGAGCGGGGACCATTGCCGAGGAGATCTTCGAGGCCGCTCCCGACGTGACGACCATCGTGGTCGCCGTCGGCGGAGGCGGCCTGTTCAGCGGGTTGTCCGCTGCAGCTGACGGGCGAGCAGAACTTGTTGCCGTTGAGCCGCAGGCCATCCCGACGATGCACGCCGCTCTGGCGGCGGGTGCACCGGTGGACGTCGAGGTGTCGGGGGTCGCCGCGGACTCCCTCGGCGCACGACGAGTTGGCGATATCGCTTTCACACGAGCCGCTTCCGCTCCCCCACGGTCGGTGCTGGTGTCGGATGAGGCAATCGTTGATGCGCGAAACGAACTGTGGCAGTCGTTCAGGATCCCGGCCGAGTACGGCGCAGCGGCGGCTTATGCCGCCCTCACCTCCGGGGCTTACCAACCCGCCCAGGACGGGTGCGTAGCCGTGATCATCTGCGGCGCGAACACCGACCTCAGCACGATCGCCAACCCGGCGTTGAACCCCGCGCCTCGGAACTCAGGTAAACCGCCGAGATACGACACTGCGGCCCGCGGGGAACACCGCGAGGACGGCGGCAGTAGTAGTAGTAGAGGTGGTCGGAATGGTTCGTGGTGA
- a CDS encoding SH3-like domain-containing protein, translating into MQKLAPTEVFGAIRTPGDFTRPVTVAPRFSAGDTVVVRNHNPIGHTRLPGYAKGHVGIVDRHQGFFIYPDTMAHGLGENPEHLYSIKFSSSELFGDRGTPNSWIYIDLWDSYLDPAQAS; encoded by the coding sequence ATGCAAAAACTAGCGCCTACCGAGGTGTTCGGTGCAATTCGAACCCCCGGCGACTTCACCCGGCCCGTCACCGTCGCACCCCGCTTCTCCGCGGGTGACACGGTGGTGGTCCGCAACCACAATCCGATCGGGCACACCCGCCTGCCCGGCTACGCCAAGGGGCACGTCGGCATCGTCGACCGCCATCAAGGGTTCTTCATCTATCCCGACACCATGGCGCATGGCCTCGGCGAAAACCCGGAACACCTTTACTCCATCAAGTTCAGCAGCAGCGAACTGTTCGGTGACCGCGGCACCCCCAACTCGTGGATCTACATCGACCTGTGGGACAGCTACCTCGACCCGGCGCAGGCGTCGTGA
- a CDS encoding SDR family NAD(P)-dependent oxidoreductase encodes MSTAPLTGRRALVTGGSRGIGAEIVRRLTADGAAVAFTYSASGTNAEKLVAEVTANGAKVVAIQADAADPSQNASAVDRAVAELGGLDVVVNNAAVAHFDVIGDYPPEQFDRMVAINIGGMFWTTRSAIKHLSEGARIINIGSSNADRVPGPGVSVYAMTKGAVSSFTRGLARELGPSGITVNNVQPGPVDTNMNPDKGDFAESLKQITALGRYGHTGDVAALVSFLAGPESGYITGAHLNVDGGFTV; translated from the coding sequence ATGAGCACAGCACCCCTGACCGGACGGCGGGCACTGGTCACCGGAGGCTCACGCGGAATCGGCGCGGAGATCGTCCGGCGACTGACCGCGGACGGCGCCGCGGTGGCGTTCACCTATTCGGCCTCGGGAACCAATGCCGAGAAGCTGGTCGCCGAGGTGACCGCCAACGGCGCCAAAGTCGTGGCCATCCAGGCCGACGCCGCTGATCCGTCCCAGAATGCGAGCGCGGTCGATCGGGCCGTCGCCGAACTCGGCGGCTTGGACGTGGTGGTGAACAACGCCGCTGTCGCCCACTTCGATGTGATCGGCGACTACCCGCCCGAGCAGTTCGACCGCATGGTGGCCATCAACATCGGTGGCATGTTCTGGACGACCCGCAGCGCGATCAAGCACCTCAGTGAGGGTGCGCGGATCATCAACATCGGCAGCAGCAACGCCGACCGGGTACCCGGGCCCGGGGTGTCGGTGTACGCGATGACCAAGGGTGCGGTGTCCTCGTTCACCCGTGGACTGGCCCGCGAACTCGGCCCGAGCGGCATCACTGTCAACAACGTGCAGCCGGGGCCTGTCGATACCAACATGAATCCTGACAAAGGCGACTTCGCCGAGAGCCTCAAGCAGATCACCGCGCTAGGTCGCTACGGGCACACCGGCGACGTCGCCGCCCTCGTGAGCTTCTTGGCCGGCCCGGAGTCCGGCTACATCACCGGCGCACACCTCAACGTCGACGGCGGCTTCACCGTTTGA
- a CDS encoding SDR family NAD(P)-dependent oxidoreductase, whose product MSQVVTSDSSVPHGSWAMVTGSTSGIGRETALRLSDDGYSIVVCGRDRDRAAETRKLIESAGGRAVDLVADLNDPAAAHDLVAETRKAINGGTLDVLVNNAGGGGFARTEDTTDEMFDTVFNLNVKAPYVLTGAFAPAMAERGRGAIVNVGSLSTTMAAAGTSAFQAAKAALSMLTKSWTAEYGPRGVRVNSVDPGYILTPINEHMRDMYQGYLASVPAGRGGRPEEVAEAIRFLVSPGASYIQGAVLTVDGGKNAVVAM is encoded by the coding sequence ATGAGTCAAGTCGTGACGTCGGACAGTTCTGTGCCGCATGGTTCTTGGGCCATGGTCACCGGTTCCACAAGCGGAATCGGACGGGAGACCGCCCTGCGGTTGTCCGACGATGGCTACTCGATCGTGGTCTGTGGCCGAGATAGGGACCGGGCCGCTGAGACTCGGAAGCTGATCGAGTCGGCCGGCGGGCGCGCGGTGGACCTCGTTGCCGACCTCAACGACCCTGCGGCGGCACACGATTTGGTTGCCGAGACGCGCAAGGCGATCAACGGCGGCACCTTGGACGTGCTGGTCAACAACGCCGGCGGCGGCGGGTTCGCGCGAACCGAGGACACGACCGATGAAATGTTCGACACGGTGTTCAACCTCAACGTCAAAGCGCCGTACGTCCTGACCGGAGCATTCGCGCCCGCCATGGCCGAGCGCGGACGAGGAGCCATCGTCAACGTCGGCAGTCTCAGCACCACCATGGCCGCCGCCGGGACGAGTGCCTTCCAGGCTGCGAAGGCGGCCCTCAGCATGTTGACGAAGTCGTGGACCGCGGAATATGGGCCCCGGGGTGTGCGGGTCAACTCGGTCGATCCTGGCTACATCCTCACTCCGATCAACGAGCACATGCGCGACATGTACCAGGGATACCTCGCGAGCGTGCCTGCGGGCCGCGGGGGCCGCCCCGAGGAGGTGGCCGAGGCCATCCGATTCCTCGTCTCGCCAGGTGCTTCCTACATCCAGGGCGCCGTCCTCACCGTTGACGGCGGCAAGAACGCTGTCGTTGCAATGTGA
- a CDS encoding TIGR03617 family F420-dependent LLM class oxidoreductase, translating to MKVMTALFGPTDAVERAALLREAGASGVFTFEGPREVFTPLVLASTVKGLDVMTNVAIALPRNPIHLAHQANDLQEISEGRFILGLGTQVRAQIEKRYGAEFDRPVARIQEMVGALRAIFAAWNDGERLDFRGEFFRHTLMTPTFNPGPNPFGPPPIYLGALGPRMTRATAEVADGLLVMPFGTKRFLHEKTMPAVLEGLAAAGRDADEFAVVPEIIVSVGEDHTSTRMLLAFYGSTPAYRPVLDAHGWGDLQPELNAMSKQGRWREMATLIDDEVLHTIAACGTPAEVAAHIRDRVGAVSDRICLYQPGPIAVEALAEIIDALG from the coding sequence GTGAAGGTCATGACAGCCTTGTTCGGCCCGACGGATGCGGTCGAACGCGCGGCGCTTCTGCGTGAAGCCGGAGCCTCGGGGGTGTTCACCTTCGAGGGTCCGCGGGAGGTCTTCACCCCCCTGGTCCTAGCGTCGACGGTCAAGGGCCTGGACGTGATGACCAACGTGGCCATTGCGTTGCCCCGCAACCCGATACATCTGGCCCACCAGGCAAACGACCTCCAGGAGATCTCCGAGGGACGTTTCATCCTCGGCCTCGGCACCCAGGTGCGCGCGCAGATCGAGAAGCGCTACGGCGCCGAATTCGACCGTCCCGTTGCGCGAATCCAGGAGATGGTCGGCGCGCTACGGGCGATCTTCGCCGCCTGGAACGACGGCGAACGACTCGACTTCCGCGGTGAATTCTTCCGGCACACACTGATGACACCGACGTTCAATCCCGGGCCGAACCCGTTCGGGCCACCGCCGATCTATCTCGGCGCGCTGGGCCCGCGAATGACCCGGGCGACAGCCGAAGTGGCCGACGGCCTGCTGGTGATGCCGTTCGGGACGAAGCGGTTCCTGCACGAGAAGACCATGCCGGCCGTTCTCGAGGGATTGGCGGCCGCCGGACGAGACGCCGACGAGTTCGCGGTGGTACCCGAGATCATCGTGTCGGTTGGTGAGGATCACACCTCGACGCGGATGCTCCTCGCGTTCTACGGCTCCACGCCCGCCTACCGGCCGGTGCTGGATGCCCACGGGTGGGGCGACCTGCAACCGGAACTGAACGCCATGTCCAAGCAGGGGCGATGGCGGGAGATGGCCACGCTGATCGATGACGAGGTACTGCACACGATCGCCGCCTGCGGCACTCCTGCCGAGGTAGCCGCCCACATCCGAGACCGCGTGGGCGCCGTTTCGGATCGAATCTGTCTCTATCAACCCGGGCCTATCGCTGTGGAAGCGCTGGCCGAGATCATCGACGCATTGGGATGA
- a CDS encoding TetR-like C-terminal domain-containing protein → MRTDRPEDDKGSTRSSAGRPRDSKIDAAIIDATRDLLLETGYPALSLSAIAARAGTTTAAIYRRWSGKAQLVHEAILPAEVMAMPSASGDVEGDIRALVEATRTMFDRPEVRVALPALIADTVADPDVHSRMTSRFAESLATFRTRIDQQPDLSGDPPSSEGDLPLLAEVVVGSAIFRIIVRHDAPLDAAWVDDLTTLISSGWKSMSRGSASR, encoded by the coding sequence ATGAGAACAGATCGACCCGAAGATGACAAGGGATCGACCCGGTCGTCTGCGGGACGGCCGCGCGACAGCAAGATCGATGCCGCGATCATCGACGCGACCCGGGATCTATTGCTCGAGACGGGCTATCCCGCGCTGTCGCTGTCTGCGATCGCGGCTCGCGCCGGAACCACGACCGCCGCCATCTACCGGCGCTGGTCGGGCAAGGCGCAACTCGTGCACGAAGCGATACTGCCGGCCGAAGTCATGGCCATGCCGAGTGCTTCTGGAGACGTGGAGGGCGACATCCGGGCGCTGGTCGAGGCGACGCGCACCATGTTCGACCGCCCGGAGGTCCGGGTCGCGCTACCGGCGTTGATCGCCGATACCGTCGCCGATCCGGATGTACACAGCAGAATGACCTCTCGCTTCGCCGAAAGTCTCGCTACCTTCCGGACCAGAATCGACCAGCAGCCCGACCTATCCGGCGACCCGCCCTCTAGCGAAGGCGACCTGCCCCTGCTTGCCGAAGTCGTTGTCGGCAGCGCGATCTTCCGCATCATCGTGCGACACGACGCCCCCCTGGACGCAGCGTGGGTGGACGACCTGACCACGCTGATCAGCTCCGGCTGGAAGTCGATGTCGCGTGGTTCGGCGTCCCGGTAG
- a CDS encoding CbtA family protein — protein sequence MEKHIIGRGLLAGVAGAVPAFVFARFRLEPVIERAIAYEEGVSAAHESAHGGHSHGEGVELFTRAAQANVGMGFGVLGFSVAMGALLAVVFCMAYGRVGDISARTLSVSLAGALLLSLWVVPALKYPPNPPAVSLDGTLQQRTLLYLLMVALSVVALTAATQVGRRLSSKLGTWNAALAAGASYVAAMAVVMLVLPSIDETPGPILGADGSIVFGGFPADDLYEFRLFSLGTQLVMWVTIGLVFAASVSRLLGQRRKQTIVV from the coding sequence ATGGAGAAGCACATCATCGGACGCGGTCTGTTGGCCGGCGTCGCCGGCGCGGTACCAGCGTTCGTATTTGCACGATTCCGCCTCGAGCCGGTCATCGAACGAGCGATCGCATACGAGGAAGGAGTCAGCGCGGCGCACGAGTCGGCGCATGGCGGTCATTCCCATGGGGAGGGTGTGGAACTGTTCACCCGCGCCGCGCAGGCCAATGTCGGGATGGGCTTCGGGGTGCTGGGGTTCTCCGTCGCGATGGGCGCACTGCTGGCCGTTGTCTTCTGCATGGCCTACGGCAGGGTCGGCGACATCTCGGCGCGCACACTGTCGGTGTCGTTGGCGGGGGCGTTGTTGTTGTCGCTGTGGGTTGTTCCGGCGCTGAAGTATCCGCCCAACCCACCGGCGGTCAGCCTGGACGGCACCCTTCAACAGCGCACGTTGTTGTACCTGTTGATGGTCGCGCTGTCAGTGGTGGCACTGACCGCGGCTACACAGGTCGGACGTCGGCTCTCGTCGAAGCTGGGCACCTGGAACGCGGCTCTGGCAGCCGGGGCGAGCTATGTCGCCGCGATGGCAGTGGTCATGCTCGTCCTGCCCTCGATCGACGAGACTCCCGGTCCGATCCTCGGCGCTGACGGCTCCATTGTCTTCGGCGGCTTCCCGGCCGACGATCTCTACGAGTTCCGGCTGTTCTCACTGGGCACCCAGTTGGTCATGTGGGTGACCATCGGCCTGGTGTTCGCCGCGTCGGTCTCCAGATTGCTGGGGCAGCGACGAAAGCAGACGATCGTCGTCTAG
- a CDS encoding CbtB domain-containing protein, with the protein MENTKARGATALDLSAVKAVAWLSLTVFFALLALYFVGMDQGATSVFGSNTYVHEFVHDARHLLGFPCH; encoded by the coding sequence ATGGAAAACACGAAGGCACGCGGCGCCACCGCACTGGACCTCAGCGCGGTCAAGGCGGTGGCCTGGTTGTCACTCACCGTATTCTTCGCGCTGCTGGCGCTCTACTTCGTCGGCATGGACCAGGGAGCCACGTCGGTGTTCGGCAGCAACACCTACGTGCACGAATTCGTCCACGACGCACGCCATCTGCTCGGCTTTCCGTGCCACTGA